The Bdellovibrio bacteriovorus W nucleotide sequence CAGAAAAAAGGCGGCGTTGTTGCTTTCGTCGATGCGGAACACGCATTAGATGTTAACTACGCTCGTAAATTAGGTGTTAACACTGAAGATCTTTTGATCTCTCAGCCAGACACAGGTGAACAAGCTCTTGAGATCACAGAGACTCTAGTTCGCTCTGGCGCTATCGACGTATTAGTTGTGGACTCTGTTGCCGCTCTAGTTCCTCGCGCAGAGATCGAAGGTGACATGGGTGACTCTCACATGGGTCTTCAAGCACGTTTGATGTCTCAAGCACTTAGAAAGCTAACAGCAGCGATCAACCGTTCAAATACCCTTGTTATCTTCATCAACCAAATCCGTATGAAGATCGGTGTTATGTTCGGTAACCCAGAGACAACAACGGGTGGTAACGCATTGAAGTTCTACTCTTCAGTTCGTTTGGATGTTCGCCGTGTAGGTGCCATTAAATCTGGTGAAGACATCACTGGAAACCGCACTGCTGTTAAAGTTGTAAAAAACAAAATGGCTCCTCCATTCACAAAAGTTGAATTCGACTTGATGTATGGTGAAGGTATTTCTCAAGAAGGCGATATTCTTGATCTAGCAGTTGCTGCAAACATGGTAGATAAGTCAGGTGCTTGGTTCTCTATCAATGGCGAGCGCATGGGACAAGGTCGTGATGCTGCTAAGACTTTCTTAAAAGAGCATCCAGAAGTGATGGCTGATCTTCGTACGAAGTTGTTAGCTGCAAACGGTATCGGTAAACTTTTGATCGATGCAACAGAGAACAACACTGAAGATGAAGGCACTGAGCCTGCTTTTGAAGAAGAGGCTTCTCCAAAGAAGTCTAAAAAGGCTTCTAAGCACTAAGCTTATTTGAATCCAAAAAGAAAAAGCCCTGTTAGATATCTAACAGGGCTTTTTTTATTTTTATTGTAAGGCTTTTTTGATATCGCCTTCGATATCTTCGGGCTTGTCCTGCGGGGCATAGCGATTTAGGACTTCACCATTTTTTCCAATAAGGAATTTTGTAAAGTTCCACTTGATAGCTTCAGTTCCAAAAATTCCAGGAGCTGTCGACTTCAGCCATTGATAAAGTGGATCTGCGCTATCACCATTGACGTCAATTTTATTCATTATCGGAAATGTGACTCCATAGTTCATCTCGCAGAACGATTGAATCTCTTCATTGCTTCCTGGTTCTTGGGCACCAAATTGATTGCAAGGAAAGCCAATAATAGTGAAACCTTGATCTTTATATTTCTTATAAAGTTCCTCTAACCCTTTGTACTGCGGAGTAAAACCACATTTGCTGGCGACGTTGACGATGAGTAAAGCTTGTCCTTGGTATTTCTCCAAAGATACAGGGTTGTTGTGGGCATCCTTAACTGTAAAGCTAAATATGTTTTGGCTCATTCTGAGATCCTTCTTTAGTTGTTCAATAATTTTTTTAATAGTCTCAACGTGGGACGAATCTATTACATCATTTTTAGAAATCCCAAAACAAGTTGAGAAAAAATTGTATTTCTCCGAGAATTTATATTATGAGACCATTGATCTTAAAGGCAATCGCCATTTGCGTTATATGCCTCACGCTTCCGGCGTTAACATCGGAAGCCCTCGCAGCCGATTTTCAAGGCTGTCCTGATTGGTGTACGAAACTTCATCGCCCCGGAAGAGGGAATCTTGACTCCTATTGGTCTTGTCTAGCGCAAACAAAAAAAGAAGGAAAGTGTGGATCGACGAATACGAAGTCGACGAGTCCACGAAAAGAAATTCCAACTCCAACTCCGCGGCCTGAAAACCCTCCTCAGCAGACACAGAGACAAGCTCCAGCAGCACCATCGCCTGTTCAATGTGTCGTGGACTATACGGCCTACTATCAAGCGTGTGAACATGAAATTCAACAAGCTGCTTATGAGTGTGATGAAGAAAATAATGATGGCATGAACTCGGTTACAAATAGTATGTCGGCGATGGCTTTGGCTTTGGGAAATCAAACTAGTGGAAGTATTCAAGCGGCATGTTCAAAGATGGCAAACGTCAGTCAGGCGGCAAGTGCTGCTTTGGCTGCGTATAGAAACAGTTGTAACAGTGCAATTAACAGGTGCGTTTCCTCATGCGAAAACTATCGTAGATTTACTTCGAGTAACTACTCTTGTCTTTCACAGAATTTTCCAGAGAATGATGCCATACCTCACTACTCTGAAGCCAGCTCCGTTGCTCGCACCTGTCAAAATTATTCTGGTAAGCCCGAGCATGCGGGCAAAGCATTGGCAAACTTTGGGGCAACTGCTGCGAATGCGACCCAGTGTGCAAAGCTGACGGATGGGCGAAGCCCACAACAAGCATTTTGTGATGCAAATCCGCAAGTGGCGGGTTGCTCAAATCCGAATGTCGATTGTACCAATCCAAAAATTGCAGAGGCAAATCTAGTTTGTAAGTGCACAGCCAATCCTAGTGATCCTGCTTGCCAGAGGGGGATCGCTTCTGGCGGTGGAAGTTTGTATAACGATACAACAATGGATCAGTCATCTTATCGACTGAGCGACCAAGGAAGTGATTTTACGACGGATGTTCCAAGTGTTCCAGATATACCAATGGGAGAGAGAGGGCCTGACTCAGCGTCGAGCTTAGATGGAAGTCAGGGGAGTAATTCTGCGGTATCTGGTTTGACCGGAGCAGGCTCCGGTAAAGGGGCCCAAGGAAGCCAAGACGAAGCTGCAAAGAAAGATGGTTCTGATATTTATGGTGGTTACGCCAGCGGGAGAGGAGCTGGAGCGACAGGTGGTTTTGGTGGCGGCGGAGGCGGCAGCGGCAGTGGAGGCTACGTGCCAGGGAAAGCAGGTGGTGGAGTGAAATCTCCTGACCTTGCTAAGTTTCTACCGAAGCACAATACCATGGGAGGAGCTGTGGGGTTGGACGGTATCACTGGCCCACATTCTGATATCTGGAAAAAAATTCGCAACCGCTATCAAATATTAGATCCCACGCTACATAAATAATTTTTCTCACATCTTTTTTTGAGACGTTTAAGATTGGTTCAAGGTTGATAAATTTTGAGCCGATAAGGTTGCATGGGTGAAATGACGGCCATGCAAAAGTATTTTTCAATTTTTCTAACTTTCGTTGGACTGACCATGTTTTATCAAGCAGCAGAGGCACAATATTGTGAACCACGCTGTGGCCCCGGACTTATTTGCCAAGTCATTTTGAGTTCAGGAAATACCAAAGGTGTTTGTATAAACCCTGATGAAGCAGATGATCGTACCCAGCAAGCACTTCAAAGATCCGAAGAATTACGTCGACAAAGAGAGGCGGAAGGTCAGAGTCAGTCCCAATCTCAATCAAATCAAACCAGCCAACGTCAAGATCCATCCGAACTGATTTGCACGGGCCCTTGTCAAAATGGTGGCAGGCCTGCAAAAATCAACGGAATTTGTGAGTGTGTTGTTCAGAATGAATCTCAAGACATTAATCGTACGATAGAGTGCACTACGACCTATGGACATTTGGTTGAGGCATGCCGAGCAGAAATTGCTTCAACAGAAAATACATGTGATGAAAAAAATGATTCTCAAATGAACTCTGTGACAGATCAAATGTCTCAGATGGCTTTGGCAATTGGAAATCAGACGAGCGGTAGCATTCAAGCCGCCTGTTCTAATATGGCCACTGTCAGCCAAGCTGCGAATGCAGCTGTCGCGGGTTATCGATTGAATTGTAATAATGCTATTCAAGCATGTAATTCCAAATGCAATCAGTTACGCAGTTATCTTGATCAAAATTGGCAGTGTATCACAAATAGCTCAGCCGATTTTCGCTCGCGCTTAAGCAATGATGTGTCTGATATGACGAGGTCATGCCAATCATTTGTGTCTAAGACCAATGAGGCCACAAAGGCGATGCAAAACTTTATGGCAACATCAGCTAATGCGTCGAAGTGCTCTCAATTGACGGATGGAACTGGTGGTGACATGCCAACATTCTGCGTGGCCAATCCTACAAGTGCTGCTTGTTTGGCAGCGGTGGATTGTAAGAACCCAGTGATGGCTGGAAATAAAGTTTGTATCTGTGCCGCAAATCCAACCGCGGCGGAATGTCTTACTGGAAGAAGCGAAAACGCTTCAAACTTTCAAGGTGCCATCTCGGGTGGTAATCAGTATGACTCGAGCTCTCGCCTTGGAGAATATGCTGCTGACTTTTCGACAGATGTCCCTGGGGTCCCTTCAGTTGCTCTGGGTGAGAGAGCGGGAGGGGATTCTAGCGCTTCTCTTGACGGTAAACAGGGCGGCGGAGGACTCGGAGGTGGTGGCGGCTCTAGCGGTGGTGGAGCTCCAGGCTCTGGTGGTGAAGACGGTGGTGGATCGGGAATTTCCAAAGACATCAACGCTGGATTTTACGGCGGCGGTGGTGGGGGATTTTCTGGCGGCGGCTCTTATTCAGGTTCACGCAATACAGCGGGGGTTGCACCAGGAGTCAGTAGGGCTCAGGATCCAAAATCTCCGGATCTAAGGAAGTTTTTACCGTCTGGTCAATTAGATCCAAGAAGAGGGGCAGGTATGGGGGGCCTTGATGGTATCACCGGCCCGCATACAAACATATGGCAAAAGATTCAAAATCGTTATCAGGTGATGAAGCCTTCGCTTCTCCCTTAACCAATCAAGTGATGAAGAGCCTCGATCGTATCTTTACGCTGAGAGGCTTCCACAAATGTAGTGATCGACATCGCACTTAAAATAATTTTTTCCGAAGTGAGATCTTTTCCTTTTAAGGTATTTAGTACAGATTGAGTCATCTCTGGCGAAGTGGCTCCTGTGCAAGTTAAAGTCACAGATGAACGCGCTTTTTCATCGAGCTTAAACGATGGATGAGAAGCGAGATCTTTTTTTATGGCTGCTAAAACTTCCTGTGGGCCAGTTATATAGAGCTCTGTCGTGTCTTGATTTATTTCACACAATAAAAGTTGCGGCGAAGGAATTTGTTTTTTATCCAAGAACTTGGTCAGTTCCATTAAAGACTCCGCAGAGGATGGAAAATCTTTAGAAGAAATTTTTAAAACAAGTTCGTGGGAATTTAAAGAAAGTGCTTTGCAAGATTCAAACATATTCAAATCCTTTTTAACCGTTGTACCGTCTGTCGTTTTATTGCTGGCCGGGCCGATGTACAGAGTTACGTTTCTAAGTTTCGCTAATTCTACAGATCTATAGTGCAGAACTTTGGCTCCCCAAAATGTCATCTCCATAAGTTGGTCATAGTTGAGTTCTGTAATGGGGCGAGCTGACTTAACGACATTGGGATCAGCGCTAAAAACTGCGGGGACATCTTTAAGAATTTCACAGCGCTCAGCATTGAAGGCGGCGGCCATCGCAACAGCCGAGGTGTCTGAGCCGCCACGGCCTAGAGTGGTAATTTCTTTCGTCACAGGGGAGACGCCTTGAAAACCTGCTAGGATAACAACTTTGCCATTCTCTAGAGATTCTTTCACACGGATGGGTTTTACATCTTTAATGAAGGCATTGACGTGAGAATCATCTGTGAAAATCCCCGCTTGGCTTCCGGTGAAGCTAATCGCATGACAGCCATTTTCGTTCAAAGCCATGCTTAGCAAAGACATACTGATGCGCTCACCAACGGTGAGGAGCATATCCATTTCGCGTCTTTGGGGATTTGAAGAAACCTGGTTGGCAAGATCAATAAGGGAATTTGTCGTCTTTCCCATGGCACTGACCACAACGATCAGAGAGTTTTCCTGGGACTGTTGAGAAACTCTTGCCGCCACAGATTTAATTTTCTGTGGATCTGCCAGAGTGGCGCCACCGTATTTTTGAACT carries:
- a CDS encoding recombinase A (COG0468 RecA/RadA recombinase), producing the protein MANPTADNKANSEKLKALELAVSSIEKQFGKGSIMRLGANDTLVKDVEAVSTGSLSLDIALGIGGLPKGRIVEIYGPESSGKTTLCLSVIAQAQKKGGVVAFVDAEHALDVNYARKLGVNTEDLLISQPDTGEQALEITETLVRSGAIDVLVVDSVAALVPRAEIEGDMGDSHMGLQARLMSQALRKLTAAINRSNTLVIFINQIRMKIGVMFGNPETTTGGNALKFYSSVRLDVRRVGAIKSGEDITGNRTAVKVVKNKMAPPFTKVEFDLMYGEGISQEGDILDLAVAANMVDKSGAWFSINGERMGQGRDAAKTFLKEHPEVMADLRTKLLAANGIGKLLIDATENNTEDEGTEPAFEEEASPKKSKKASKH
- a CDS encoding aspartate kinase (COG0527 Aspartokinases), producing the protein MKPIIVQKYGGATLADPQKIKSVAARVSQQSQENSLIVVVSAMGKTTNSLIDLANQVSSNPQRREMDMLLTVGERISMSLLSMALNENGCHAISFTGSQAGIFTDDSHVNAFIKDVKPIRVKESLENGKVVILAGFQGVSPVTKEITTLGRGGSDTSAVAMAAAFNAERCEILKDVPAVFSADPNVVKSARPITELNYDQLMEMTFWGAKVLHYRSVELAKLRNVTLYIGPASNKTTDGTTVKKDLNMFESCKALSLNSHELVLKISSKDFPSSAESLMELTKFLDKKQIPSPQLLLCEINQDTTELYITGPQEVLAAIKKDLASHPSFKLDEKARSSVTLTCTGATSPEMTQSVLNTLKGKDLTSEKIILSAMSITTFVEASQRKDTIEALHHLIG
- a CDS encoding hypothetical protein (COG0386 Glutathione peroxidase) is translated as MSQNIFSFTVKDAHNNPVSLEKYQGQALLIVNVASKCGFTPQYKGLEELYKKYKDQGFTIIGFPCNQFGAQEPGSNEEIQSFCEMNYGVTFPIMNKIDVNGDSADPLYQWLKSTAPGIFGTEAIKWNFTKFLIGKNGEVLNRYAPQDKPEDIEGDIKKALQ